tattatataagcTGACCCCATCTGCTGAATTCTCAACGATTTAAGATTTAGATACTGTTCACAGTTGCTTTTCACCCAATTAAACTTTGACGCGTGGGATCCTCCTTGCTCACCCAATCCGCCGTGCCCAACTCCTCCTCCCTGAACTTTTGAGCTACGGCGGGgagcggggggggggggcatgcCCCCCCTGCCCCAACAAACAAATCTCTTCCACTATATGACACTTGCCGTAACTCAGATGTAGTAATGTTTTGTGTGTTGTTGTAAGTACGATATTTCACGGTACCCATTGTCCGGGCAGTCTTCATGTATGCACATTTACCATCAACCATCAATCAAATTAGCAAAGTATGAACGGATGAAATATTGGATTATTTAGACTCTGGAGTTGAGGCGAGAACAAAGGAAACGTTGAAGCTCAAGTTTTGTGTGCAGTATATGTTGAGACACTAGATCTTAGCAGTTTCACGTTGCCTAATTAATGGCCCTAGTTAGTTGCTAATGCATAGTACATGTCAGCGCCTGGAGTGGTGTTACTGTTACACACCTGGTCCACGGAAGGAAAACCCACCCGATCCATCTCTCCTCTTTATTCCCACTTCCGCATGGAGGCGCGCGCTCCGGAGAGTCGGCACGGCTAGGTCTGCCGCCGCCCCCCACTCCACTCCACTCCACTCCCCGCCGGCCATGGCGATGCCCACGGTGGCCGCGGCGCTGCTCCACCCCGCGCTCGCGGCCGCGTCCCCCTCCCCGCCCCGCCGCGCGGGCCTCCTCGTCGCCGGCGGCAATGCCTCCGTCGGAATCCACCCGGCGGGCGCGCGGCGAGGGGCGGCGGTGCGCGCGAGGGTGGCGGCGCCGGCCGTGGCCGCGGCCGAGGGGTCCACCAGGCAGGACGCGCCGCCCGCGGTCGAGATCCCCGTCACGTGCTACCAGGTGAGTCAGCCCGTTCCCTGCCCGCGATTTCGAATTCCCCGAAATGCGGCCATGCGGCTCCGCATCTGCCGCTGCTCGATCTGGGCTGGGTCGAGCTCCTTCCAGTCCAGCCCCCTTGGTGCGGCTGCTGCGGGTTAACTGCGGATTTTGCCATCGTAATTCAAACCTATCCCGTCAGGGCCCCATTGAAAATCTGCACCTGTAGAGCTCGTTCAAGCCCTGTTCAGTTGATGCAGATACGGATTAATTAATGATTTTACCCTCGTAAATTGAAACTCATTAAATCCAGGCGCCATTGGAATTTTGCGCCGGTAATTTTACTACATGCTTCCCTGGAGAGGTTCCCAGATTTAGTACCTTTACAGTTACAGGTCAATTGGTCAAAAGGGATGGGAGCATGTGGCTTCCTTTTCATGACCCATCTGTCTGATCTGGGTTATGCTGGGGGTTTCTACCTGGAACAGACAATGTCGTCCCAGGTCCATAGAGTTGATACGGTTACGGGTTAATTATGGCTTGTATACTCGTAGTTTGACACCTTTTTTTGGAGTGTATTGTCGTGGATAGGTTCCAAGATTTCGTACTTTTTCCAGGTCAAAAGTGGCTTCAGCATGTGGTTTCCTTTTAATGACACGTATGTCCAAATGACCATGCAGATCCTAGGTGTTACAGAGAAGGCCGAGAAAGACGAGATCGTCAAGTCAGCAATTGAACTGAAGAAATCAGAGATCGAGGATGGGTACACCGAAGAGGTGTCTGCTTGCAGACAGGTTGCTCACTGAATTCGTTGGATATAGCTTTGCTTGGTTAATttggtggagggaatgcagcagcatCGTGGTTTTTAATGTTTGCGTGCTGCTTCTCTGGCAGGCTCTGCTGGTGGATGTGAGAGACAAGCTTCTCTTCGAACAAGAGTATGCAGGGAGCAAAAGGGCCAAGGTTCCGCCCAGATCCTCTCTTCACATACCTTGGAGTTGGCTGCCTGCTGCCTTGTGTGTCTTGCAGGAGGTAATGTGTAACATAAACAAACTCTAGTGTCATAAGATTCATACATACCAACGGGGGACTGTTGCCATGTTTGGTTGGTTTAAACTTGGTTTCGGCTTTTCACATCTATATTGCATCGGATAGTCACTATCATGGCATGCTCTGTTCTCTAAAATCTACCAATACAGTAAATATTTAGTGCAGTCGGCTTGAAAAGTTACAGAGTGTTTATAATttatttgtggtttcttgaagccTAATAAACCAAAATCATGACAATTTTATGGTCAATGCCTGTATTATTAATGTAAGGAATATGTAGATACTGAATTATTCCCATCATTCAGGTTAGGTAGGTTTAAAGCACTGAAATGCGATTGATGATCAGTTTGAGGCTTTGTGAGATTTTTTGTGGTTTGTGAGATTTTTGTGGTTATGTATCGGCCTATTTGTTTATTGTCAGTGTAAGATACCACATGACAAGTATTCTTTGCAGGTTGgagaagagaagctggttttggaCATTGGTCAGGCAGCTCTACGACGCCCTGATTCCAAGCCATATGCTCACGATGTACTTCTTGCAATGGCACTTGCTGAAGTAAGTACTACACAAGATTAAAGAAACGTAGCTGTTTAGTACAATGCTTATCACGTCTTCggtaattttgaaaaattcaatgtATTTGCCTGTAGTGCTCCATTGCAAAAGCTAGCTTTGAAAAAAGTAAAGTATCTCTTGGCTTTgaggctctagcacgtgctcagtATCTTTTGAGGAAAAAACCCTCTTTGGAGAAGATGCCCCTTCTCGAGCAGGTAACATGTTGTTGCTTTCACCTTACAGATCTTCTCACATATGAGATCTTGTAATAACTTCTCTTGTTGGGTGAACTAGATAGAAGAATCACTTGAAGAGCTTGCACCTGCTTGCACTTTAGAGCTTCTAAGCCTGCCTCGTACACCTGAAAATTCTGAACGCAGGCGAGGTGCTATTGCAGCTCTCTGTGAATTGCTTGGACAGGGCCTCGATGTTGAATCATCTTGTAGAGTTCATGATTGGCCTTATTTCTTGAGCCAAGCAATGGAAAAGTTATTAGCCACTGAAATTGTGGATCTACTTTCTTGGGACTCTTTGGCTACAACTCGTAAAAACAAAAAGTCATTAGAGTCTCAGAGCCAACGGGTGGTAGTTGACTTCAACTGCTTCTACAGGGCAATGCTTGCACACCTTGCATTTGGATTTGCAACCCGGCAGACTGAGTTGGTACTTTTTTTTTCTCCTACTCGTATCCTATAGAAACCGAATCATACTGTTTTTTGGTTTTGCATTCTTTAATTTACATTGCCTCTGTGCAGATCAGTAAAGCGAAAACCATCTGCGAATGTTTAGTTGCATCTGAGAACACAGACCTGAAATTTGAGGAATCTTTTTGCTCGTACCTTCTTGGAGAGGTGACAAGCTAATCTCAATTTCATTAAATTTACTTAGGCACATTACTAGGACTAAAGGCTAGCTCTCAGGAATCTGGGACCACAGTTTTTGAAAAGCTTCAGCAGCTTCAAAGTAATGGAAGTTCAAATTCAAGGAATTACGGGTTATCTAAAAAGAAAGACAGCAGTGACAAGGTTACTGTGAACCAATCACTGGTATGCTACATTTTTTATGCTATGTTTCAGAGCAAATAAGTTCTATTATGCTAGAGTGTATAGTATATTTGTCGGAAGTTATACTGTGCCTGTATTTCTGTTAAAACTTTCTCATGTCAGACAAATATGCCATTACCAGGAACTGTGGCTGAAGGATGTGGCACTCTCTCGTTTTGCAGATACAAGAGACTGCCCTTCATCTTTGGTTTGTGCCATGCTATTCGTTGTAATCAAACCCCTCATAAAATTATCTATGGATTAATTTGAATATCGTCATCATCTTATGACAGGCCAACTTCTTTGGAGCTCCGAAGCGCATCATTAGTTCTTCCAAGCAGAAACTAGGAGCTACAAGAGTAGTCTTTCTGAGCTCTCAGACGTCCTCTAATGCCTCCCCAAGCAACAGAACTTCAGGGCAGCAGAATCCAAGATTAAATTCTACCAGCCATCTCGGGGAAGCTGTAAAGCAACTTGCACCAACCACTCTGGGAGGCCATTCACCAATCGAAAAGCCAGCAAATGGTTTAAGTACAAC
This region of Lolium perenne isolate Kyuss_39 chromosome 2, Kyuss_2.0, whole genome shotgun sequence genomic DNA includes:
- the LOC127337170 gene encoding plastid division protein CDP1, chloroplastic, which produces MAMPTVAAALLHPALAAASPSPPRRAGLLVAGGNASVGIHPAGARRGAAVRARVAAPAVAAAEGSTRQDAPPAVEIPVTCYQILGVTEKAEKDEIVKSAIELKKSEIEDGYTEEVSACRQALLVDVRDKLLFEQEYAGSKRAKVPPRSSLHIPWSWLPAALCVLQEVGEEKLVLDIGQAALRRPDSKPYAHDVLLAMALAECSIAKASFEKSKVSLGFEALARAQYLLRKKPSLEKMPLLEQIEESLEELAPACTLELLSLPRTPENSERRRGAIAALCELLGQGLDVESSCRVHDWPYFLSQAMEKLLATEIVDLLSWDSLATTRKNKKSLESQSQRVVVDFNCFYRAMLAHLAFGFATRQTELISKAKTICECLVASENTDLKFEESFCSYLLGEESGTTVFEKLQQLQSNGSSNSRNYGLSKKKDSSDKVTVNQSLELWLKDVALSRFADTRDCPSSLANFFGAPKRIISSSKQKLGATRVVFLSSQTSSNASPSNRTSGQQNPRLNSTSHLGEAVKQLAPTTLGGHSPIEKPANGLSTTSVPLKRNPGSHPVRTLESWGLTVDVIGKVAYTALLGFALFGTLKLLRFQSGYTKPASSTRESAATPSLNEASPSEGSYISSSVRKQFQKLSKMLWLTSRLHSTSEVSDPSPGSSDVSAVASVERMSLQEAEALVKQWQDIKSEALGPDYQIDMLPEILDGSMLSKWQDLALLAKDQSCYWRFVLLNLSVARAEILLDEAGDGEVAEIDAVLEEAAELVDDCQPKKPSYYSTYEVQYTLRRQEDRSWKICEAVVRDLT